Proteins encoded by one window of Chthonomonadales bacterium:
- a CDS encoding ABC transporter ATP-binding protein: protein MSEAVDSLRVTPEPPRDDAPGEQEVLIRLEADVAGDGTFGRRVLEVTPRVVRVVEPGDAVSLQIPIADIKSARNEPLVGGGRMEVSTKTGDLVPVISYSLTVAARFSEAARGVEQLARGEPLCINLKQERTRCERCNRLLPEKDGICPACINRNRTMLRVARYLKPYRWQATGLALLSLATTAINLAPPYIQGTLIDRVLTAHRDIPLLWALMGVWVSVLALGIGLQIVSGRIIARLGGCIAADIRSSLYRAIEFLQVGYFDKKQVGAIASRVTQDTDRVWGFLVDGVPYFLTNALLMVGIVGFLFHVNARLTLFILAPLPVVVAISVRFWKPVSQLYHRVGQKWARFHTHLNESLSGIRVVKAFAQEDHENRKFAARNAELRDAGISADTRWYTIFGAMSFFTGLGALINWTVGGYMVYDGQMSLGDFWKVNAYLGLVYGPLQWFAQINNWFSRAMAGAERIFEVMDTEPETYRAADSSDAIAGEVRFDGVRFGYDKSNPVLKGLTFTAKPGEMIGLVGKSGAGKSTTINLLCRFYEPDAGAIHIDGRDYREVGLQELRRQIGIVLQEPFLFNGTIAENIAYGKPDATFEEVVEAARAANAHTFILSRPDGYDTLVGERGARLSGGERQRVSIARAILHDPRILILDEATSSVDVETEKQIQEAIGRLVSGRTTFAIAHRLSTLRNADRLIVLEKGEIAEMGTHAELMESGGVFCKLVETQSHINEIIGIGSGA, encoded by the coding sequence ATGTCTGAAGCAGTCGACTCGCTCCGCGTAACGCCGGAGCCGCCGCGAGACGACGCTCCCGGCGAGCAAGAGGTGCTGATCCGCCTGGAGGCCGACGTGGCCGGGGACGGCACCTTCGGCCGCCGCGTGCTGGAGGTCACCCCCCGCGTGGTGCGGGTGGTGGAGCCCGGCGACGCCGTCTCGCTGCAGATACCCATCGCCGACATCAAGTCCGCGCGCAACGAGCCCCTGGTGGGCGGCGGGCGCATGGAGGTCTCCACGAAGACCGGCGACCTGGTTCCGGTCATCTCCTACTCGCTCACGGTGGCCGCGCGCTTCTCGGAGGCCGCCCGGGGCGTGGAGCAGCTCGCCCGCGGCGAGCCGCTCTGCATCAACCTGAAGCAGGAGCGCACGCGCTGCGAGCGCTGCAACCGGCTGCTGCCCGAAAAGGACGGAATCTGCCCGGCCTGCATCAACCGCAACCGCACCATGCTGCGCGTGGCGCGCTACCTGAAGCCGTACCGCTGGCAGGCGACCGGCCTGGCGCTGCTATCGCTGGCCACGACGGCCATCAACCTGGCGCCGCCCTACATCCAGGGCACCCTGATCGACCGCGTGCTCACGGCGCACCGCGACATCCCGCTGCTGTGGGCGCTGATGGGCGTGTGGGTGAGCGTGCTGGCGCTCGGCATCGGCCTGCAGATCGTCTCGGGGCGGATCATCGCGCGCCTGGGCGGCTGCATCGCCGCCGACATCCGCAGCAGCCTCTACCGCGCCATCGAGTTCCTGCAGGTGGGCTACTTCGACAAGAAGCAGGTCGGCGCCATTGCCAGCCGCGTCACGCAGGACACGGACCGCGTGTGGGGCTTCCTGGTGGACGGCGTGCCCTATTTCCTGACGAACGCTCTCCTGATGGTGGGCATCGTCGGCTTCCTGTTCCACGTGAACGCGCGGCTGACGCTCTTCATTCTGGCGCCGCTGCCGGTGGTAGTGGCGATCAGCGTTCGCTTCTGGAAGCCCGTGTCGCAACTCTACCACCGCGTGGGGCAGAAGTGGGCGCGCTTCCACACGCACCTCAACGAGTCGCTGAGCGGCATTCGGGTGGTGAAGGCCTTCGCGCAGGAGGACCACGAGAACCGCAAGTTCGCGGCGCGCAACGCGGAGCTTCGCGACGCGGGCATCAGCGCGGATACGCGCTGGTACACCATCTTCGGCGCGATGTCGTTCTTTACCGGGCTGGGCGCGCTCATCAACTGGACCGTGGGCGGCTACATGGTATACGACGGCCAGATGTCGCTGGGCGATTTCTGGAAGGTGAACGCCTACCTGGGTCTGGTCTACGGGCCGCTGCAGTGGTTCGCGCAGATCAACAACTGGTTCAGCCGGGCGATGGCCGGCGCGGAGCGCATCTTCGAGGTGATGGATACCGAGCCGGAGACCTATCGCGCCGCCGACTCCAGCGACGCGATCGCCGGGGAGGTCCGCTTCGATGGGGTGCGCTTCGGCTACGACAAGTCGAACCCGGTGCTCAAGGGGCTCACCTTCACGGCGAAGCCCGGCGAGATGATCGGCCTGGTGGGCAAGTCCGGAGCCGGCAAGTCCACCACCATCAACCTGCTCTGCCGCTTCTACGAGCCGGACGCCGGCGCGATCCACATCGACGGCCGTGACTACCGCGAGGTCGGTCTGCAGGAGCTTCGGCGGCAGATCGGCATCGTGCTGCAGGAGCCGTTCCTGTTCAACGGGACCATCGCCGAGAACATCGCCTACGGCAAGCCGGACGCGACCTTCGAGGAGGTGGTGGAGGCGGCTCGCGCGGCCAACGCCCACACTTTCATCCTGTCCAGGCCGGATGGCTACGACACCCTCGTGGGCGAGCGGGGCGCCAGGCTCTCCGGCGGTGAGCGCCAGCGCGTCTCCATCGCGCGGGCCATCCTTCACGATCCGCGCATCCTGATCCTGGACGAGGCGACCTCCTCGGTCGACGTGGAGACCGAGAAGCAGATCCAGGAGGCCATCGGGCGGCTGGTCTCCGGCCGCACCACCTTCGCGATCGCCCACCGGCTCAGCACGCTGCGCAACGCGGACCGCCTGATCGTTCTGGAGAAGGGCGAGATCGCCGAGATGGGCACGCACGCCGAGCTGATGGAGTCGGGCGGCGTCTTCTGCAAGCTCGTGGAGACGCAGAGCCACATCAACGAGATCATCGGCATCGGGTCGGGCGCGTAG
- a CDS encoding DUF1854 domain-containing protein, which translates to MQASEIRLFHQPNDRLRLTVGEERSWMSVKPVWCAPLSRPGRYLALLDGKGEEIAVIEDPGSLPGESRSAVERELRARYLTGTVQSINSARQEFGATYWHVETDRGPRDFVTQNLQENAQWLSDDHLLLVDVDGNRFEVPSVSALDARSRAFIHAIL; encoded by the coding sequence ATGCAAGCATCGGAGATACGTCTGTTCCACCAGCCGAACGACCGTCTGCGCCTGACGGTGGGCGAGGAGCGGTCCTGGATGTCCGTCAAGCCGGTGTGGTGCGCGCCGCTCTCCCGTCCCGGGCGCTACCTGGCGCTGCTCGACGGCAAGGGTGAGGAGATCGCCGTGATCGAGGACCCGGGGAGTCTGCCGGGGGAGTCGAGGTCGGCGGTGGAGCGCGAGCTGCGCGCCCGCTACCTGACCGGCACCGTCCAGTCCATCAACAGCGCCCGGCAGGAGTTCGGCGCCACCTACTGGCACGTGGAGACCGACCGCGGACCGCGCGACTTCGTGACTCAGAACCTGCAGGAGAACGCGCAGTGGCTCTCGGACGACCACCTGCTGCTGGTCGACGTGGACGGCAACCGGTTCGAGGTGCCCTCCGTCTCCGCGCTGGACGCGCGCAGCAGGGCGTTCATCCACGCCATCCTGTAG
- a CDS encoding PEP-CTERM sorting domain-containing protein (PEP-CTERM proteins occur, often in large numbers, in the proteomes of bacteria that also encode an exosortase, a predicted intramembrane cysteine proteinase. The presence of a PEP-CTERM domain at a protein's C-terminus predicts cleavage within the sorting domain, followed by covalent anchoring to some some component of the (usually Gram-negative) cell surface. Many PEP-CTERM proteins exhibit an unusual sequence composition that includes large numbers of potential glycosylation sites. Expression of one such protein has been shown restore the ability of a bacterium to form floc, a type of biofilm.), with protein sequence MRSASASRSLIVTALAALALCPPGAGAQATLTPLEDRYISEHPVLGGPDATHGASDILFAITTPTFESYPLVKPDLTPFAGHAVVGPTATLSLFVGGSFTQATPRDTAVAAVLTPWDADTATFNNFGPTPGMQVSADVGPILDTEPVLFPGPGPRYVSWMVPASVLQSWIDSPGSNNGLAVGNLTSHSHFDLIFDSAEGRNKPRLAFRSVLVPEPGIGATLMGMGVAGLSLRRRKRRAEPPEPATSAPFRGIGRARSVTVATIW encoded by the coding sequence ATGAGATCGGCATCGGCTTCGCGCAGCCTGATCGTCACCGCGCTCGCCGCTCTCGCGCTGTGCCCGCCCGGCGCAGGCGCGCAGGCGACGCTGACTCCTCTGGAGGACAGGTACATCTCCGAGCATCCGGTACTGGGCGGCCCGGATGCCACGCATGGGGCAAGCGACATCCTGTTCGCCATCACGACCCCCACGTTCGAGAGCTACCCTCTCGTGAAGCCCGATCTTACCCCGTTCGCCGGCCATGCCGTCGTCGGACCGACGGCGACCCTCAGCCTGTTCGTTGGAGGCTCGTTCACGCAGGCGACGCCACGCGACACCGCCGTGGCCGCGGTCCTCACTCCGTGGGATGCGGACACCGCGACATTCAACAACTTCGGCCCGACGCCCGGGATGCAGGTGAGCGCCGACGTCGGTCCGATCCTCGACACGGAGCCGGTCCTGTTCCCGGGCCCCGGACCGCGCTACGTCTCGTGGATGGTTCCAGCCTCCGTGCTGCAGTCGTGGATCGACAGCCCCGGCTCGAACAACGGCCTGGCGGTCGGCAACCTGACCAGCCACTCGCACTTCGACCTGATCTTCGACTCCGCGGAAGGGAGGAACAAGCCCCGTCTGGCCTTCCGCAGCGTGCTGGTGCCCGAGCCGGGCATCGGCGCCACGCTGATGGGGATGGGCGTGGCCGGCCTCTCGCTGCGCCGACGCAAGCGGCGGGCGGAGCCCCCTGAGCCAGCGACCTCCGCGCCCTTCCGAGGCATCGGTAGGGCAAGGTCAGTGACCGTTGCCACCATTTGGTGA
- a CDS encoding aldo/keto reductase, whose translation MEYRTLGRSGLKVPVLSLGTGTFGGNDGMFNAWGSTDVAGATRLVSICLDAGANLFDSADVYSGGAAEEILGKAIRGRRDQVLISTKGTFRFGPGPNDVGSSRHHLVRAVEGSLRRLGTDYIDLYQLHGYDALPPAEEVLSTLDTLVRAGKIRYVGCSNFSGWHLMKALSVSDRYGWPRYVAHQAYYSLVGRDYEWELMPLAADQGVGAVVWSPLGWGRLTGKIRRGAPLPETSRLRSQATVDAGPPVPEERLFRVVDALDEMARQTGMSVPQIAIGWLLRRPTVCTVILGARGEEQLLENLGAAERPLTDEQVARLDAASDATLPYPYWHQVGFEYRNPHPVRGSG comes from the coding sequence ATGGAATACCGCACTCTGGGCCGGTCCGGCCTCAAAGTACCCGTGTTGAGCCTCGGCACGGGCACGTTCGGCGGCAACGACGGGATGTTCAACGCGTGGGGCAGCACCGACGTCGCCGGGGCCACCCGGCTCGTCTCCATCTGCCTTGACGCCGGCGCCAACCTCTTCGACTCGGCCGACGTCTACTCCGGCGGCGCCGCCGAGGAGATCCTGGGCAAGGCCATCAGGGGCCGGCGAGACCAGGTGCTGATCTCCACCAAAGGCACCTTCCGCTTCGGCCCCGGCCCCAACGATGTCGGCTCCTCACGCCACCACCTCGTTCGGGCCGTGGAGGGAAGCCTCCGCCGGCTCGGCACCGACTACATCGACCTCTACCAGCTTCACGGCTACGACGCCCTCCCGCCCGCCGAGGAGGTGCTCTCCACGCTCGACACGCTCGTGCGGGCCGGCAAGATCCGCTACGTAGGATGCTCCAATTTCTCCGGCTGGCACCTTATGAAGGCGCTCTCCGTCTCGGACCGCTACGGCTGGCCGCGCTACGTGGCCCACCAGGCCTACTACTCGCTCGTGGGCCGCGACTACGAGTGGGAGCTGATGCCCCTGGCCGCCGATCAGGGGGTCGGCGCCGTCGTGTGGAGCCCGCTCGGGTGGGGCCGTCTGACCGGCAAGATCCGCCGCGGCGCGCCCCTGCCGGAGACCAGCCGGCTGCGCTCACAGGCGACGGTGGATGCCGGGCCGCCGGTGCCCGAGGAGCGCCTATTCCGCGTGGTGGACGCCCTGGACGAGATGGCGCGGCAGACCGGCATGAGCGTCCCACAGATCGCCATCGGCTGGCTGCTCCGCCGGCCGACGGTCTGCACGGTGATCCTGGGGGCGCGCGGCGAGGAGCAACTCCTCGAGAACCTGGGCGCCGCCGAGCGCCCGCTGACGGACGAGCAGGTGGCCCGGCTGGACGCGGCCAGCGACGCAACGCTGCCCTACCCGTACTGGCACCAGGTGGGCTTCGAGTACCGCAACCCGCACCCGGTGCGCGGGTCCGGCTGA
- a CDS encoding DUF1801 domain-containing protein: protein MTKPTGKSVEAFIESVEDAARRADCREIARMMGEATGAEPRMWGRNTVGFGRYHYSYASGRGADWFQVGFSPGKRRLTLYLTCGLEPFGDLLARLGPHRVGKGCLYLHHLADVDAAALRAIVGRAVSRLRAS from the coding sequence ATCACGAAGCCGACCGGCAAGAGCGTGGAGGCGTTCATCGAGAGCGTGGAGGACGCGGCCCGGCGCGCCGACTGCCGGGAGATCGCGCGGATGATGGGCGAGGCCACGGGCGCCGAGCCGCGGATGTGGGGCAGGAACACCGTCGGCTTCGGGCGCTACCACTACAGCTACGCCAGCGGGCGCGGGGCCGACTGGTTCCAGGTTGGCTTCTCCCCGGGCAAGCGGAGGCTCACGCTCTACCTGACCTGCGGTCTCGAGCCGTTCGGCGACCTGCTAGCCCGGCTCGGGCCCCATCGGGTCGGCAAGGGCTGCCTCTACCTGCACCATCTGGCGGACGTGGACGCGGCGGCGCTGCGGGCCATCGTGGGCCGCGCGGTCTCACGCCTCCGCGCCTCCTGA
- a CDS encoding NAD(P)H-dependent oxidoreductase, whose protein sequence is MANTFGILGIVGSLRAGSYNRGLMRAAQEVLPEGVTLTVADIGGLPLFNQDREDDPPAPVATLKRQVQEADAILIATPEYNYSVPGVLKNAIDWVSRPYARNNFDGKPVAVMGASIGQLGTGRAQYHLRQSFVFLDMHPINRPEVMLSYADKHFDADGRLTNERTRELVRELLDALVAWAKRIRA, encoded by the coding sequence ATGGCAAACACGTTCGGGATCCTGGGTATCGTGGGGAGCCTACGCGCGGGCTCCTACAACCGTGGCCTGATGCGCGCCGCGCAGGAGGTGCTTCCCGAGGGCGTAACGCTGACGGTGGCCGACATCGGCGGCCTGCCGCTGTTCAATCAGGATCGAGAGGACGACCCGCCCGCGCCGGTCGCGACGCTGAAGCGACAGGTGCAAGAGGCGGACGCCATCCTCATCGCGACGCCGGAGTACAACTACTCGGTGCCCGGAGTGCTTAAGAACGCGATCGACTGGGTCTCGCGTCCGTACGCCCGCAACAACTTCGACGGCAAGCCCGTGGCGGTGATGGGCGCCTCCATCGGCCAGCTTGGCACGGGCCGGGCCCAGTACCACCTGCGCCAGTCGTTCGTCTTCCTCGACATGCATCCCATCAATCGGCCCGAGGTGATGCTCTCCTACGCCGACAAGCACTTCGACGCCGATGGGCGCCTGACCAACGAGCGCACCCGCGAGTTGGTGCGCGAGCTTCTCGACGCGCTCGTGGCCTGGGCGAAGCGCATCCGCGCGTAG
- a CDS encoding trypsin-like peptidase domain-containing protein, with protein MELLRSRRARPAMAARAACLGLLLALSTAAWAQSASRSGFLAVQRQVEALYPHLVESTVIVRMRGRSGSGVIVSPDGWVLTAGHVVGGTRGARCSVGMADGRRLEGAVVDSSRDHDIGIIKLEGAKDLPSVPIGDSGTLRRGEWVLATGHPLGEHRDRPPVLRVGRVLRLMEGRGEGEYRGIMTDAPIISGDSGGPLIDLTGRLVAIHSMITQGGRRMASIHVPVNPARLPLRRARMGEEPGSWDARPAGLTRALREADVALDGGDAAAALRLAGEATRLDPDGAAARVLLARAAARAGNANLAISAIEAACERGYNDAEALRTDRDLAPLCRRAPLAPVVARLESYTALPGQRKSDSALLAAASSAASERDGGTVRVTAGGRQVALGTVMSAAGDVLTKASELPEGAIECVLANGRSVPAERVAADTGWDLALLRIRAPGLRPLRLTDHAGVGAWTLTPNARGDVEAIGVVGVGEMPVRGRGIAPRPTSKAFLGVRVEPLDPELGLSMGLKQGVRLTVQPDFPAERAGIRTGDVALEADGKPIANPDAFMDLLVAKHPGDSLRVHLARGSERLDVTVKLTTRPADLPGRGGLPVLLSGEVSQMQGPFPRVLQHDAMLPPEAMGGPLLDLDGRCIGLNIARADRTSTYAIEAADLRELYAKLKSGS; from the coding sequence ATGGAACTCCTCCGATCGCGCCGCGCACGGCCAGCGATGGCCGCGCGCGCGGCTTGCCTTGGCCTCCTGCTGGCGCTCTCCACTGCGGCCTGGGCCCAGAGTGCCTCTCGCTCCGGCTTCCTCGCCGTGCAACGGCAGGTGGAAGCCCTCTATCCACACCTCGTTGAGAGCACGGTCATCGTGCGGATGCGTGGCCGCAGCGGATCCGGAGTCATCGTCTCGCCCGATGGCTGGGTGCTCACCGCCGGGCACGTGGTGGGCGGGACGCGCGGCGCGCGCTGCTCCGTGGGCATGGCCGACGGCCGCCGCCTGGAGGGCGCCGTCGTCGATTCCAGCCGCGACCACGACATCGGCATCATCAAGCTCGAGGGCGCGAAGGACCTGCCCTCGGTGCCGATCGGCGATTCGGGCACGCTGCGCCGTGGGGAATGGGTTCTCGCCACGGGCCACCCGCTGGGCGAGCACCGCGACCGTCCGCCCGTGCTGCGCGTGGGGCGCGTCCTCCGCCTGATGGAGGGGCGCGGTGAGGGCGAGTACCGCGGCATCATGACCGACGCGCCCATCATCAGCGGCGACAGCGGCGGCCCCTTGATCGATCTGACCGGTCGCCTTGTCGCGATTCACAGCATGATCACGCAGGGCGGGCGTCGCATGGCCAGCATCCACGTGCCCGTGAACCCCGCCCGACTTCCGCTGCGGCGCGCCCGCATGGGGGAGGAGCCGGGCTCGTGGGACGCCCGGCCGGCCGGGCTGACACGAGCGCTGCGGGAGGCCGACGTCGCCCTGGACGGCGGCGACGCCGCCGCGGCGCTGCGCCTGGCCGGCGAGGCGACGCGGCTCGACCCCGACGGCGCCGCCGCGCGGGTCCTGCTCGCGCGCGCCGCGGCGCGCGCCGGCAACGCCAACCTGGCCATATCGGCCATCGAGGCGGCGTGTGAGCGCGGTTACAACGACGCGGAGGCACTGCGGACGGACCGCGACCTGGCCCCATTGTGCCGGCGCGCGCCGCTCGCGCCCGTGGTGGCGCGTCTGGAGTCCTACACCGCCCTGCCGGGCCAGCGCAAGAGCGACTCGGCGCTGCTGGCGGCCGCCTCCAGCGCGGCGAGCGAGCGCGATGGCGGAACGGTGCGCGTGACGGCGGGCGGGCGGCAGGTGGCGCTCGGCACCGTCATGTCGGCAGCCGGCGACGTGCTGACGAAGGCTAGCGAGCTGCCGGAGGGCGCCATCGAGTGCGTCCTGGCGAACGGCCGCTCCGTGCCGGCGGAGCGCGTGGCGGCCGACACCGGCTGGGACCTCGCGCTCTTGCGCATCAGGGCGCCGGGCCTGCGCCCGCTCCGGCTGACCGACCATGCCGGCGTGGGCGCCTGGACCCTCACACCCAACGCTCGGGGCGACGTGGAGGCCATCGGGGTCGTGGGAGTCGGTGAGATGCCGGTGCGCGGCCGCGGCATCGCGCCACGGCCCACGAGCAAGGCGTTCCTTGGCGTGCGCGTCGAGCCGCTGGATCCCGAGCTCGGGCTGAGCATGGGGCTGAAGCAGGGCGTACGGCTCACCGTGCAGCCGGACTTCCCCGCCGAGCGCGCCGGCATCCGAACCGGCGACGTGGCGCTGGAGGCCGACGGCAAGCCGATCGCCAATCCGGACGCCTTCATGGACCTGCTCGTGGCGAAGCATCCGGGCGACAGCCTGCGCGTGCACCTCGCGCGCGGCTCCGAGCGGCTTGACGTCACCGTGAAGCTGACGACGCGGCCCGCCGACCTGCCCGGGCGCGGCGGGCTGCCCGTCCTGCTCTCCGGCGAGGTGAGCCAGATGCAGGGCCCCTTCCCGCGCGTGCTGCAGCACGACGCCATGCTTCCGCCCGAGGCGATGGGCGGACCGCTGCTCGACCTCGACGGCCGCTGCATCGGGCTGAACATCGCGCGCGCCGACCGCACCTCGACCTACGCCATCGAGGCCGCCGACCTGCGGGAGCTCTACGCGAAGCTCAAGAGCGGCTCCTGA
- a CDS encoding TlpA family protein disulfide reductase: MTRIPRPYARLSAAAGLALAAATLGVAAGALGGGPPALFKADPDATTQARIGYFPIPLALAAKKPAGITKEPAYRAAPKYAVIRLGNGPRSAVFIAVDEPADSDYRIYVDANQNGDLTDDGDGAWSKKVDRNGRVMYGVNSYKLRASYGARGRETASAPYGLSFYRFVAPDRLLYYRTGARVGQVTIDGKAHKALLVENDADALYNKPVTDADKAGDARPVWLLVDLNDDGKYASGPVDIRAPFKLADRAYEATVTPDGSKVALAPTTKPVADLRPKPKPVLADGTVAPDFTAQKWGGGDLKLSDYRGKVVVLDFWATWCGPCQRSMPHVEKVWKAVQGQDVAVLGVCVWDEKPAYEKWVPENKDKYTFQFAYDPAGRSDSSIAGKLFGVSGIPTTFVIDRDGKVAAGIVGYDDGDTRVEDALRKLGVKIEEPK; encoded by the coding sequence ATGACTCGGATTCCCCGCCCGTACGCGCGGCTTTCGGCCGCCGCCGGGCTGGCGCTGGCGGCGGCCACGCTCGGCGTGGCCGCCGGCGCGCTCGGCGGCGGGCCGCCCGCCCTGTTCAAGGCCGATCCCGACGCCACGACTCAGGCCCGCATCGGCTACTTCCCGATCCCCCTTGCGCTTGCGGCCAAGAAGCCCGCGGGCATCACGAAGGAGCCCGCTTACCGGGCGGCGCCGAAGTACGCCGTGATCCGGCTCGGCAACGGGCCGCGCTCCGCTGTCTTCATCGCGGTGGACGAGCCCGCCGACTCCGACTATCGCATCTACGTGGACGCCAACCAGAACGGCGACCTGACCGACGACGGCGACGGGGCCTGGTCCAAGAAGGTCGATCGTAACGGCCGGGTGATGTATGGCGTTAACTCCTACAAGCTGCGCGCCTCCTACGGCGCCCGCGGCCGCGAGACCGCCTCGGCCCCCTACGGGCTGAGCTTCTATCGGTTCGTTGCCCCGGACCGGCTTCTCTACTACCGCACCGGCGCGCGCGTCGGGCAGGTGACGATCGACGGCAAGGCGCACAAGGCGCTGCTCGTGGAGAACGACGCCGACGCGCTCTACAACAAGCCTGTGACCGACGCGGACAAGGCCGGCGACGCACGCCCGGTGTGGCTGCTGGTCGACCTCAACGACGACGGCAAGTACGCCTCCGGTCCCGTCGACATCCGGGCTCCGTTCAAGCTTGCCGACCGCGCCTACGAGGCCACGGTCACGCCCGACGGCTCGAAGGTGGCTCTCGCGCCGACCACGAAGCCCGTGGCGGACCTGCGGCCGAAGCCCAAGCCGGTGCTGGCGGACGGCACGGTGGCGCCCGACTTCACCGCGCAGAAGTGGGGCGGCGGCGACCTGAAGCTCTCCGACTACCGGGGCAAGGTGGTGGTGCTCGACTTCTGGGCGACCTGGTGCGGCCCCTGCCAGAGGTCGATGCCGCACGTGGAGAAGGTATGGAAGGCCGTCCAGGGCCAGGACGTGGCGGTTCTCGGCGTGTGCGTGTGGGACGAGAAGCCGGCCTACGAGAAGTGGGTTCCGGAGAACAAGGACAAGTACACCTTCCAGTTCGCCTATGACCCGGCCGGCCGCTCGGACAGCAGCATCGCCGGCAAACTGTTCGGCGTGAGCGGGATCCCGACCACCTTCGTCATCGACCGCGATGGCAAGGTGGCCGCCGGCATCGTAGGCTATGACGACGGAGATACCCGCGTGGAGGACGCGCTTCGCAAGCTCGGCGTCAAGATCGAGGAGCCGAAGTAG
- a CDS encoding glycoside hydrolase family 16 protein, translating into MQLVPIAVALTALLPAQPPPDEALPLAPPGKVWKLAFSDEFAGRKLDESRWEAPPDAARRDGWWMRKAVTLDGRGHLVIETRKDGDRWVDGCVRTRGRFEHAFGYYVVRARMPTQPGHWPAFWLYNACEGNPGEGGVNGAEIDIFEKPWLEDRINCALHWDGYGPEHRSSGKRFEVPGVSKGWHTFALWWSEETYVFYVDGKEIWRTADGGVCREPLYVKLSDEIGDWAGDIRRARLPDRFVVDYVRVYDLVDGAP; encoded by the coding sequence ATGCAGCTCGTCCCGATCGCCGTCGCGCTGACGGCCCTGTTGCCCGCCCAGCCTCCGCCGGACGAGGCGCTGCCGCTTGCGCCGCCCGGCAAGGTATGGAAGCTCGCCTTCTCCGACGAGTTCGCCGGCAGGAAGCTCGACGAGAGCAGATGGGAGGCGCCGCCCGACGCCGCGCGCCGCGACGGTTGGTGGATGCGCAAGGCCGTCACGCTCGACGGGCGCGGCCATCTCGTCATCGAGACGCGGAAGGACGGCGACCGATGGGTGGACGGCTGCGTGCGCACGCGCGGCCGGTTCGAGCACGCCTTCGGCTACTACGTGGTCCGCGCGCGCATGCCCACGCAGCCCGGCCACTGGCCCGCGTTCTGGCTGTACAACGCCTGCGAGGGCAACCCGGGCGAGGGGGGAGTTAACGGCGCCGAGATCGACATCTTCGAGAAGCCCTGGCTGGAGGACCGCATCAACTGCGCGCTCCACTGGGACGGCTACGGTCCGGAGCACCGCTCCTCGGGCAAGCGATTCGAGGTACCCGGCGTCTCGAAGGGCTGGCACACCTTCGCGCTCTGGTGGTCGGAGGAGACGTACGTGTTCTACGTGGACGGCAAGGAGATCTGGCGCACCGCCGACGGCGGCGTCTGCCGCGAGCCGCTCTACGTGAAGCTGAGCGACGAGATCGGCGACTGGGCGGGCGACATCCGCAGGGCGCGCCTTCCGGACCGTTTCGTCGTGGACTACGTGCGCGTCTACGACCTGGTCGACGGCGCGCCGTAG